The nucleotide sequence TGGCCGTTGAACTTGGTGTCTGTCTCGGGGTTGAAGCGCACGTACTCGTACTGGATGTGCAGATTCTCCGGCAGCTCAACGCGCTTCAGTGCGTCCAATGGAACGGTGGTGTTCACGGATGTCTGGTAGAAGGCGATAACATCGCTGATAGTACGCAGCTCATGGACCTGGGAATTGGGAACTCCGTGCTGCAGCTCTTGGAAGCAGGCGTTTAGGAACTCGAACTTCTCAGAGAGACTCCCCAACTGATCGGATTTCAACTGAAGTGAGGCGGCCACGGTGCGTATACGGTCAGCTGCATCTTTGGGTGGGGAGTACGGCTTGAGGGGTCGCaagaaactaaaaaaaagaacataTATTTAGGGTTTTGGGTAAATAAGTGAAATGTACTGACCCCTTGGCGGCAATTGATTCGCCGACAGCAGATATAGAGCCGGATTTGGTGGGTTTCGCCTTTGCAGCTGAGGCGAAACTTCTCTGCAGGCTTCCTACGAGCTAAAAATACAGgatcattttattttaattgaataaaTCATTATTTTTTACTCACAATTGGGGTTTTACGTAAAGTTGCCATAACGGATGTGACCAGATAAAAATATACCAGAAGCATGGAATAATACCAAAGTTTTATTTACAACCGAAAGTCCTAAATTACCGCACTGAGCGTTGCCAGATGAAAAAACCTGATCTTACgagtttaaaaaatatgttcaacttaaaaaaattaaatacttACATATATAGCTCTATAagatattaaattaaaaatctgATTTGATTTTTGAGGGCAGAAGAACGTACAACACAAGTTAAtgttaattaaaatatgttagaaGCAGAAAAcatgttaataaaatattagaaaTGAATTTAGCGTTGCTAaaattagaatatttatgcgGTGCGTAACGGCCCTAGCTTAACTCTGTGATTCGATAACTAAATCCTGTTATTCGATTTATAAAATCCTGTGGTAAATCCGTTGGCTTTTTTGTAATTTGCCTCCATTGATGTTTTTAAAACGTATATCTGTGTATTACGAGATATTTGTGTAAAAAAAGAAGGATGGAGAGGGTTCTGTCGACCCCAAGTCCGGCATCCACTTACTGCACTTCCCAGTACTCGCCGGTTCGAAGATCTCAGCGCCTAATTGACAAGGAAAACCGGGATTCGCAGAAGATCCTCCCAAATTGCCGTTCTCCGCAATTGTTTGGGAACACTGAAGATGATTACAGTGAACTATTTCTGCAGCAGGATAAACCTCCGTCGAAAGTTTTACATTTGAAGCCTGCGGATAAGGTAGTGCACCTAAGATCCTCAGAAAAGGTCGTCCACTTGGAGCCATCAAATAAAGTTGTCCCCCTGAATCCTTCGAATAAGATCATCCACCTAATGCGGCAGGATGAGATCAATAGTCAAGCAAAAAATAAGGATGCGCTTCAGGATGATGGTCCTTCAAGGACTTCCCAAAGGAAGAGGAGCCATCAAGCCACCCCCAAAAAGCGCGGGCGAAAACCCAAGCAACCGGCAATGGAGAAGCCTACAAAACGCCAATCAAAAGTTCAGGACGATCATCTAGGGATCTCACCCTCTCCATCGAAACTGCCCAACCAATATCCAGCACATTTTGTTCATCAACTGCCTCCCGCAAAGGACACCGCTCGCCTTCGTTCTTTATCAGCTCCGGCCACTAATCTCCTTCACTTTTCTCCAACA is from Drosophila suzukii chromosome 3, CBGP_Dsuzu_IsoJpt1.0, whole genome shotgun sequence and encodes:
- the mRpL50 gene encoding large ribosomal subunit protein mL50, whose translation is MLLVYFYLVTSVMATLRKTPILVGSLQRSFASAAKAKPTKSGSISAVGESIAAKGFLRPLKPYSPPKDAADRIRTVAASLQLKSDQLGSLSEKFEFLNACFQELQHGVPNSQVHELRTISDVIAFYQTSVNTTVPLDALKRVELPENLHIQYEYVRFNPETDTKFNGQTAFPKSSTLVTGLKYRGKYQGHEAKRSWP
- the mei-P22 gene encoding meiotic recombination protein P22 — protein: MERVLSTPSPASTYCTSQYSPVRRSQRLIDKENRDSQKILPNCRSPQLFGNTEDDYSELFLQQDKPPSKVLHLKPADKVVHLRSSEKVVHLEPSNKVVPLNPSNKIIHLMRQDEINSQAKNKDALQDDGPSRTSQRKRSHQATPKKRGRKPKQPAMEKPTKRQSKVQDDHLGISPSPSKLPNQYPAHFVHQLPPAKDTARLRSLSAPATNLLHFSPTPEDTPDAVTHCRLLNKSPSDLDSDISMNISLSDSIGEIFGTKDLSCILAVQLPRQYILLEDHLPALATMLNVNLDRLRNVLEITQGLTHEQILRLPIKQEVEEIDEQLN